The Xenopus laevis strain J_2021 chromosome 4L, Xenopus_laevis_v10.1, whole genome shotgun sequence genomic sequence GTTGGAGCACCATAAAGCAATTCAATATGTCTGCACAGTAATGAAGCATAGCTATGTGGCAGGCACATTATgggcattaaaggaattgttcaataaaaaaataaaaactgggtaaatagatcggctgtgcaaaataaaaaatgtttctaatatagtttattagacaaaaatgtaatgtataaaggctggatgtgtaacataatagccagaacactacttcctgctttgcagctctcttggtttccactgattggttaccaggcagtaaccaatcagtgacttgaggggggcacatgggtcataactgttgcttttgaatgtgagctgcATGCTGCGGATCAATTGCTAACTTCCAACTCCGCCCTCAGTTCTCtgccttcagtcctcttccttccgccctcgctcaccacttcaGAAACTTAGGGACAAGACTGCCGGCTGAAAAGAATGATCTGAGGGGGGAGTGCTGAAGAAAGAGGGTGtagggcggaaggctgagggcggagttggtatgactgacggctgagaagggagggtagaggacggaggtgcgactgcagatttggacgatgagtgacggtaaaagcaaccaatgcgccattccgaaggcataggataTCGACATATATtttgctgcaggatgtcctaaaatgctttccgtacaCCAGTGCCATATATTTTTCTCCGTCGcagctagtgttgccacccggccggtattttaccagccaaggccggtattacaaatttattgggcaatgtagctgccggtaaatttgtaatacacctaaaaaaaagcccatggcctgcccccagcctgctccaaacttaccttttttcctgggcttcttgccaagtTCGCGTGTTTGGCTCCGCCCCATTTGACGTCACGACCCAGCCAGCCAATAGCGCGTTACGGTCCCGCCCCTTTATAGTCACGGACCCGCCCTTTTAACCCCGGCCCCTCCACCCGCAGGTAAAGAttgttttaaaaggtggcaaccctagatgcagcACAGCCCCCCTATTCTATTTAAATACAGTTGGGTAAGAGCCCCTACAGTTGCTTCCTCTGTATGGGAATGAAGCACAAGTGCAGAACGAATAAGCAACTCTGGCAGCTACTGGTTGGGATGGGAGGGAAGCTGCGCATGCTCACTGTGATCTGATCTGACGGGAGACCTACTAGGCATGCGCGGTAGAGGGCCGTCAGACTGATTAAATTGTCAGAAACGAAGCAGAGCACGGTCAACTTAAGGGGGCGGAGCTTCACGCGGGAACAGGAAGTTGATGAATTGAGCTGCAGATTTGAGCTTCTGTGTTTGGAAGCAGCTCAGACCGAATGCAGAGGAGAGGTAAGTGATTTGTGGGACGTTTTAACCAACCCACAAAATTTGTGTAATGTTTAAACAGGAAAGACTGGTGGTGAAGAACTGCTTTCATACAAGTGAGCCTGAGCTTGCAATTCATTTAGGGCATTTAATGGTGCATTCTCTTATGCCAGCTCTATTGTTCTTCCCAATTTGTATTGGACTGTCCCTTGTGATGCCTCTGGGCTAGTGTGACATGTAGCAGGTGTAGCAGACATGGGGGAGCAGGGTGAGATATGTGGGGCCCTAGGCAGGGAAGCTGGGAGCATAAAGAGTACATATTAGATATGGTTTTTAGTGTGTGATGTGTGAATAACTACAGATATTGCTTTTAGTGTCTTGCTCACATATCTGTCATTGATCCTATGTTTCCTTTCCCCCCATAGCTTGCTGAACTAGAGCGGAAACCATTCATCCTGCCGTAATGCCAAGTCCAAGGGTATCAAGAGCTGCCAACAACTCTGCTAATCCCATGAACAAATTAGAATTTATGTCCTTACTTACTAACAGGACAAATGCTTCAGATCCTGTATCCGTCCGTCACCGGACATCTGACAGTCCAGTTCACCGCAAGGACTCCTTCAACGCCACTTCATCGACTGCCTcacagcagcaacaacagcagcagcagcagcttccagAAGAAGACTGCATGAAACTAAACCCATCTTTTCTTGACATTGCTCTCAGTTCATTGCTGGCTGTTGACCTCTGGTTGACTAAGAAGATGGGGGTATGTGCCAGAGAGGGCTCCTCTTGGGGCAGTGCCCGTCCTTTGATGAAGCTGGTGGAGATATCTGGGCATGGCATTCCCTGGATTGCTGGCAGCCTGTATTGCCTGTACAAAAGTGATAGCTCTGCTGGGCGTGAGGTCATTCTCAACCTACTATTTGGTACGTTCATGCAACTTAGTGGCTGTAAATGCAATATCAGATAACATAAAGGGGATGTCAAGCCAGAAATAAAATGGCATCTTCTTATAATgaaatgtacaaaataataattgaataaaTGTCAATCCTAAACACTTTCACTATTTACAAACGCACAATTGTTTTAATGCTgcttttaaatgtgaattatattTAAAGCAGCATTTGTCTGCCCCTTCCTGTTG encodes the following:
- the plpp6.L gene encoding phospholipid phosphatase 6; this encodes MPSPRVSRAANNSANPMNKLEFMSLLTNRTNASDPVSVRHRTSDSPVHRKDSFNATSSTASQQQQQQQQQLPEEDCMKLNPSFLDIALSSLLAVDLWLTKKMGVCAREGSSWGSARPLMKLVEISGHGIPWIAGSLYCLYKSDSSAGREVILNLLFALLLDLVLVGIVKGIVKRRRPVHNRMDMFATFSVDKYSFPSGHATRAAMVSRFMLNHLVLAVPVRILVMLWAILVSLSRVMLGRHNVTDVAFGFFMGHMQYGLIEYFWLSPSTLPALFRM